Within Armatimonadota bacterium, the genomic segment CGGCCACCCCGCCCCGGCCCGAGCGGCTGCTCGACCTCCTGCGCGGCTACGCGGAGCACCGGCTGGAGATGCGGTTGCGCAGCCCGGCGGTGATGGGCCGCTTCCCGCCACCATGACTGCGCCGGCGGAATGGGGGTATAGTCAAGACACGGAGGTGGGGCGATGGAGATCGACCTGGAGCGGGCCAAGCGGGCCCTGATGGAGCTGGGGACAGCACTGGAGGAAGCGCGCCAGGTGGTCTCGCCGGGGACCCCCGGGCACCTCCGGATCAAGACCGAGAACCGGGTGATCGAGCTCCCGATGTCCTGGGCGCTGGGCGGGCTGGCCGCCTTTGCCCTGGCCACGCTGCTCGCGCGCGTGCCCACCCCCATCACGCGGAAGCTGCGCGAGGACGAGCCGCTCGGTATCGGCTAACACCCCCCACCGGCCCCGTCGCCTGCGCGCGGGCGGCGTCGCTATACTCAGGGCATGCCGGTCCCGCTCGACAGCCTGGAGAAGATCGCCAACCTGGCCAAGCGGCGGGGATTCGTCCTCCCCTCGGCGGAGATCTACGGGCCGCTCGGGGGGATCTACGACTTCGGGCCGCTCGGCGCGCTCTTCCGCCAGAACCTGCGCGCCGCCTGGTGGGAGCGCTTCGTCCAGCAGCGCCCCGACGTCGTCCCCATCGAGAGCGCCCTCATCACCCGCCGGGAGGTCCTGCAGGCCTCCGGGCACGAGGAGTCCTTCACCGACCCGCTGGTGGAGTGCGTCGTCTGCCACCAGCGCTTCCGCGCCGACGAGGCGATCCCCCCCGCCCGCGACCACGCGCACCGCCTGACCGAGCCGCGCCAGTTCAACCTGATGTTCCGCACCTACGTGGGCTCCACCGAGGAGACGGGGGACCTGGCTTACCTGCGCCCGGAGACGGCGCAGGGGATGTTCGTGAACTTCAAGGCGGTGGCCGAGGTGGCGCGCCTCAAGATCCCCTTCGGCATCGCCCAGATGGGGAAGAGCTTCCGCAACGAGATCACCCACGGGAAGTGGCTCTTCCGCCTGCGGGAGTTCGAGATCGCGGAGATCGAGTACTTCGTCCAGCCGGGCACCGACGCCGCCTGGTTCGACCACTGGCTGGAGGCGTGGGAGCGCTTCTTCCTCGACCTGGGGATCGCCCCGGCCAACCTGCGCCGCTACGAGCACCCGCCGGAGAGCCTGGCGCACTACTCCAAGCGCACGGTGGACCTGCAGTACCGCTTCCCCTTCGACTGGAGCGAGCTGGCGGGGGTGGCCAACCGCACCGACTACGACCTGAGCCGCCACCAGCAGTTCTCCGGGCGGGACCTCACCTACTTCGACGAGGCCACCCGCACCAAGTACGTCCCCTACGTCATCGAGCCGACCATGGGGCTGGAGCGTGCCATGCTCGCCTTCCTGGCCGACGCCTACCGGGAGTACCCCGGCGGGCGGGCGGAGCACGGGGAGGGGGAGACGGAGGTCGTGCTGCACCTCCACCCGCGCTTGGCGCCCATTACCGCCGCCGTCCTCCCGCTGGTGCGCAAGGACGGCCTGCCGGAGATCGCCCGGGAGCTCGCGGGCGAGCTCCGGCGGTACTGGTTCGTCCAGTACGACGAGAGCGGCTCCATCGGCCGGCGCTACCGGCGCTTCGACGAGATCGGCACGCCCTGGTGCATCACCGTGGACGGACAAACCCGCCAGGACGAGACGGTGACGGTGCGGGACCGGGACACCATGCGCCAGGAGCGCGTCCGCATGGCGGAGCTCGTCCCGTGGATCCGGGAGCACCTGGCCGGGGCGAAGGCGCCGGCCCCCGCGTCGTGAGCCGCTCTCCCGGGACGTCGAGCACGTGCCTTGCCATCCGGCACGCCGCCTCCCATCATAGCATCGGCGTCGCGGTGCACCTGCATCGGCGGCGCGATGACCGCGCATCGGCGGCGCGAGGCCCGCATCCGGTGCCGGACGGAGGGATGAGATGGCTGAGGTGAAGGAGCGCCCGCCCCAGACGCGGAGCCGGTGGACGATGCTCTTCGAGGAGGGCGACGCGACCATGCGCGACCTCCTCGGCGGGAAGGGGGCGGGGCTCGCCGAGATGAGCCGCATCGGCCTGCCCGTCCCGCCCGGCTTCACCATCACCACGGAGGCCTGCCTGGCCTACTTCCGGGCGGGGCGGCAGTTCCCCGAGGGCCTGCTGGACGAGGTGCGCGAGAAGCTCGCGGTGGTGGAGGAGCGCACCGGTAAGCGCTTCGGCGACCCTCGGAACCCGCTGCTGCTCTCCGTGCGCTCGGGCGCCAAGTTCAGCATGCCCGGGATGATGGACACCGTGCTCAACCTGGGCTGCACGCCTCAGACGGTGGAGGGGCTGGCACGGCTGACCGGCGACCCGCGCTTCGCCTACGACGCCTACCGCCGCTTCCTCCAGATGTTCGGCAACGTCGTGCTGGGGCTGCGCCACGAGCTCTTCGAGCACGCGCTGGAGGAGCTCAAGCAGGCACGGGGGGTGGCGCTGGACGTGGAGCTGACGGCCGAGGACCTGCGCGAGCTCGTGCGTCGCTACCGGGCGCTCGTGGAGGCGCAGCTCGGCCGCCCCTTCCCCGAGGACCCCCTCGAGCAGCTGACCATGGCCATCCGCGCCGTCTTCGAGTCCTGGCACAACCCGCGGGCCGTCACCTACCGCCGCCACCACCGCATCCCCGACGACCTGGGCACCGCGGTGAACGTCCAGGCCATGGTCTTCGGCAACCTGGGGGCCGACTCGGGGACCGGCGTGGCCTTCACCCGTAACCCGGCCACGGGGGAGAAGCGCGTCTACGGCGAGTACCTGCTGAACGCCCAGGGCGAGGACGTCGTGGCCGGCCTGCGCACGCCCAAGCCCATCGCGGAGCTGGAGCGGGACCTGCCCGAAGCCTACCGCCAGCTCCTCGACGTGTGCGCCCTGCTGGAGCGGCACTACCGGGACGTGCAGGACATCGAGTTCACCATCGAGCGCGGCCGCCTCTACCTCCTGCAGACCCGCGCCGGCAAGCGCACCGCCCAGGCGGCGGTGCGCATCGCCGTGGACATGGTGCGCGAGGGGCTGATCTCCCGGGAGGAGGCCGTGCTGCGCGTCGACGCCCACGAGTTCGAGAAGATCCTCCACCGTCAGGTCGACCCCCACGCCCCCAGGCGGGTGCTGGCCCGCGGGCTGGCGGCCAGCCCGGGCGCGGCCCAGGGGGCGGTGGTCTTCGACGCCGACGTGGCTGCCGAACGCGGGCGGCGCGGGGAGCGGGTCATCCTGGTGCGGCAGGAGACCAACCCCAACGATGTCCACGGCATGCTCGTGGCCCAGGGCATCCTCACCGGCCGGGGCGGCATGACGAGCCACGCCGCCATCGTGGCCCGCGGCATCGGCACGCCGGCGGTGGTGGGGGCGGAAGCGCTACGCATCGACGAGGCCCGCGGGGAGTTCCGCGTCGACGGTACCGTGGTGCGCGAGGGGGACGTCATCACCATCGACGGCAACACCGGGGAGATCCTCCTGGGCGCGGTGCCGCTGGTCGACCCGCAGCTGGGCGGGGAGGTGGAGGAGTTCCTGCGCTACGCCGACGAGTTCCGCCGCCTGGGGGTGCGGGCCAACGCCGACTACCCGGAGGACGCGCGCAAGGCCCGCGAGTTCGGCGCCGAGGGGATCGGGCTGTGCCGCACCGAGTACATGTTCACCAAGGCCGAGCGGCAGCCCATCTACCTGCGCCTGATCATGGCCCGCACCAGCGAGGAGCGGCAGGCGGCCCTGGACCAGCTCCTGCCGCTGCAGCGGGAGGACTTCAAGGGCCTCTTCCGGGAGATGGCCGGGCGGCCGGTGATCATCCGCCTCTTTGACCCGCCGCTGCACGAATTCCTCCCGCCCCTGGAGCAGCTGGTGGAGGAGATCACCCGTATCGAGCTCACCGGACAGGAGTCGGCGTGGCTGCGCGACCAGCGCGAGCGCCTGGGGGTGCCCGCCGCCGACCCCGAGCGGCTGGAGCGCCTGCGGGCCCTGCGGCAGCGCGTCCAGGAGCTGCGCGAGGTCAACCCGATGCTCGGGTTGCGCGGGTGCCGGCTGGGCATCCTCTACCCTGAGATCAACGAGATGCAGGTGCGGGCCATCCTGCAGGCCGCCATCGAGTTGAAGCGGGACGAGGGGACGGACGTCATCCCCGAGATCATGATCCCGCTGGTCGGGCACCCCAACGAGCTGCGCGTGGTGCACCAGCAGTTGGCCGCCATCGCCGAGCGCCTGGTGCGGGAGTCGGGCGTTCCGGTGCGCTACCTGTTCGGCACGATGATCGAGCTGCCGCGGGCGGCGCTGGTGGCCGACCAGATCGCCGAGCTGGCCGAGTTCTTCTCCTACGGGACCAACGACCTGACCCAGACGGTCTTCGGCTTCTCCCGCGACGACGCCCAGGCCAAGTTCCTGGCCGCCTACATCGAGCGCGGCATCTTCACCGAGGACCCCTTCCAGGTCCTCGACCGCCAGGGGGTGGGCAAGCTCATGGAACTGGGGACACAGCTCGGCCGGCGCACCCGCCCCACCCTGGAGGTGGGGATCTGCGGGGAGCACGGCGGCGACCCGGCCTCGGTGGAGTTCTGCCACCAGATCGGGCTCGACTACGTCTCCTGCTCGCCCTTCCGCATCCCCATCGCGCGTCTCGCCGCGGCCCAGGCGGCCCTGCGGGAGCGGGTGGCGGTGGCCAGGGACGTCTGAGCGGTTCCTCGCGCGCCCGGCGCCGTCGGGATGACCCCTCGCGAGGCCATCGAGGCGCGCGAGCGCGGCTGGCTGCGCCCCGGCGCCGCGCTGGCGGCCGCCTCCCGCGGGCGCGCGGTCCCCGAGCCGGAGGACGACCTCCGCACCGCCTTCCAGCGTGACCGCGACCGGATCCTGCACAGCAAGGCCTTCCGCCGCCTGAAGCACAAGACCCAGGTCTTCCTGGCCCCCGAGGGCGACCACTACCGTACGCGGCTGACGCATACGCTCGAGGTGGCGCAGATCGCCCGCACCGTGGCCCGGGTGCTGCGCCTCAACGAGGACCTCACCGAAGCGGTGGCGCTGGGCCACGACCTGGGCCACCCGCCTTTCGGCCACGCCGGGGAGGCGGCCCTGCACGAGGCGATGGCGCCCTACGGCGGCTTCCACCACGTCGAGCAGTCGCTGCGCGTCGTTCGCCAGCTGGAACGGCGGCGCCGCGCCGACGGCACGGAGGTGCGCGGACTCAACCTCACCTGGGAGGTGCTCGACGGCATCGGCGGGCACTCCAAGGGCCTGGCCGACCTGGGGGCGGCCGAGGGCATGCTCCCGGCCACCCTGGAAGGACAGGTCGTGCGCCTGGCCGACCGCATCGCCTACGTCCACCACGACATGGACGACGCCGTGCGGGCCGGGCTGATGGCCGAAGCCGAGGTTCCCCCTGCGGTGGTGGCGGTCCTGGGACGCGCCCGGGGCGCCTGGCTCGACACTGTGGTCCGCGACCTGGTGACCCACAGCGCCGAGGGCCCCATCCGGTTGAGCGACCCGGTGCGCGAGGCGCTGGACCGCCTGAAGGACTTCCTGACGGCGCGGGTCTACCTGGGTCCGCACGCCGCCGCGGACGTCCGCCGCGCCCGCGTCGTCGTGCACGCCCTCTTCGCGCACTTCCTGGAGCACCCTGAGGCGCTGCCTGACCGCGATCCGGCGGAGCCCCTGCCCCGGGCGGTGTGCGACTTCCTGGCCGGGATGACCGACCGCTTCGCCATCCGGATGTACGAGCAGCTCCACCCCGGCCGTCCCCGGCCCGCGTGACGAGCGGCCGCGTGGGGAGCGGCCCGGGTGCGCCGCGGCCCGGGTGCGCAACGGCCCAGGTGCGGAGCCCGCGGCAGGGAGGCGCTGCCTGGATGCAGAATATGCACATGTCTGCAACAACATTCGCCGGCGGAAAGGAGGGCTGGGGTACGCACGCCGGGGACTTTCCGCCCCCGAGGGGCGCGTCGCGGCCCGGCCGCGACGGGGAGTGGGAGGCGTACAGCGCATGCCGTACCGCGGAAAGGTGAAGTGGTTCAACCCCGAAAAGGGGTATGGGTTCATCGCCCGTGACGACGGGCGGGACGTCTTCGTCCACTACTCCGCCATCCAGATGGAAGGTTTCCGCACCCTCGAGGAAGGCCAGCTCGTGGAGTTCGAGATCGTCGAGGGCGCGCGCGGCCCGCAGGCCTCCAACGTCGTCCGCATCATGGAGTGATCCGGGTGGCCCGGCGGGCGCCTGGCGCGGCGTCCCGGCGGCGGCCGGGGCGCCGCGCGGCTTTGGGGCCGGGCGGGCGCGCCGCCAGTGCGGTCGTGGACGTCGCCACCGGACCCCGCAGGGGCCGAGGAGTTTCCCTCCTCGCAGCCGAAGTCTCTCTCGGACCAGACCGGTGTCCATCCCCGATCCTGCTGCGATGGAGGACTCCCGTGCCCCGGCCCCGACAGGCTGAGCCGCTGCAGGTCATTGTCCAGGGGCGCCACGTCGAGGTGACGCCCGACCTCCGCCGCTACGTCGAGCGCAAGCTCGGGCGCCTGCGCCGCCACTTCGACCAGATCACCCAGGCCCAGGTGGTCCTCAGCCACGGGCGGTCCTCCCGGGGGCAGGGCTACCGGGCGGAGGTGACGATCTGGGGGGACGGCGTCGTGCTCCGCGGCGAGCAGGCCAGTGCGGATGCCCGGGCCTCGGTGGACGGGGTGGTGGACAAGCTGGAGAAGCAGGTGGCCAGGGTGCGCAGCCGGCTCATCCGCAAGCGCCGGATCGACGCCGCGCGCACCAAACAGCGCCGCCGCGCCGCCTCCGAGGCGGCGCGGCGCGGCTCGCCGGCGGAGCTGCCGCCCGAGGTCGTGCGCACCAAGCGGTTCGCCCTCAAGCCGATGACGGTCGAGGAGGCGATGATGCAGATGGAGCTGCTGGGCCACGACTTCTTCGTCTTCCGCCGGATGGAGACGGGCGAGGTCAACGTCCTCTACCGCCGCCGGGCGGGGGACTACGGCCTGATCGCGCCGGAATAGGCCGCCGCGCCAAGCCGGTCGGCGCGGGGCAGGTGGAACGACGCGCGGAGGGGAGGCAGGGGATGGAGCGCACGCAGCGTGCTCCGGAGCAGGGCGACGGTGGCGCCGTGACCCGGCAGGCCGAAGAGGTCATCCGCCGCCTGCGCGGCGTCCTCTCCGTGCGGGCCGAAGCCGACGCCCAGGGCCGCCTGGAGGTGATCCACGTCCTGGGCGAGGCGGACCGCAGCCCCAAGCTCATCGCCATGGAAGTGGCTTCGGCGCTGGCCGCGGAGCTGGGTCTGCAGGTCGACCCCCGGCAGATCCGCGTGGCGGGCCTGCGCGGCGCCGAGACGGGCGTCCCCGCCCCGCAGGCGCGGCTGAAGTTCGTGGGCCTCACCGTCGCCTCGCTGCACGGCACCTGCGAGGTGAAGGTCCACCTGGAGGACCGCGGCCTGCGCTACGAGGGGGTGGCCTCGGGGCCCAATACCACCCGCAGCCGGCTGGAGCTGGTCGCGACCGCCACGCTGCGCGCCGTCGAAGTCTTCCTGCGGGCGAGCGGGATGCTGGTCCTGGACGGCGCCGCGGTCGTACGCGTGGGCGATCGGGACGTGGCCGTCGCCGTCGTGACCCTGGCCGGCCAGGACGAGGAGGTCCTCAGCGGCTCGTCCGTGGTGCGGGACGACCCCCGCGAGGCCATGGTCCGCGCCATCCTCAACGCGCTCAACCGCCCGGTGGGCTGGCTGGCCGCAGGGCGCCCACGCTAGCGGCCACGGCTCGTTGTCATGGTGCATGAACCGGCGGGCCGCGTCCCCGGCCGGCGAGGGAAGAGACGCCCTGACAGTCTCCCGACGATGGTGCACCGCCAGGAGGTGCACACTCCGCCACGACCTGACCTGGGGCAGCAGGCTTCGGTCGCGGGCAACTCGTCTCGGGGCGAGGGGGCGCGGGGCCGCGGCGAGGGGGCGCGGGGCCGGGGCCCTCGACCGACCTGGCCTCATAGCGGTTGTGGGCCCGGCAACGCAACTGGATGTTCTGCACGGTTGCCGGACCGCCGGTGGCGTATGGCACGACGTGGTGGAACTCCAGGAAGGCCACCTCGGTGCAGCGCTGGCCGGTCTGGCCGATGAACGCACAGCGGCCTCCGTCCCGGTCCCAGACGGCACGGCGCACGGCGGCGGGGATGTGACGCGAACGGCTGGCGGCATCCGTGGGGGCCGGCACGTCTCCGGGGTCCCCGGTCGCGAGGGGAGACGGCTCCCCCGGACGCGGGCCGGCGCCCGGTGCCTGGCTGGCTGCGGCAGGCACAGTAGTCCCCGGAAGAGGGGCGACCGACCTGGGGCGCTGTGCACCTCCGAGTTTCCGCCTGGTCAACTCCCGGAGGAGGGCGGTGAGGGCGCGGTCCACGATGGTGGCCACGTCGCCGTCGGGGACCTGGTGGCGCATTAGGGCCTGGGCCTGCCGCAGCTTGGCGCAGGTCTCGGCGCTCGCCGTGAACTGGATCTTGTAGTGCTGCGGCCCGAGCGGGGCGATGACCGCCCGGCGCGCAGCCGCTGGTGCTCCCGGCCCCAACCGTGCCGGTGAGGCGGCCAAGACCGAGGGAGGGGCGGGGGCCGACGAGGCGGCCAAGACCAGGGGAGGGGCGTGGGCCGACGAGGCCGGGGATCCCCGCTGCGCTGCTGGCCCGAGCGGTGAGGTGGCCTCGGTGGTCTGCTCCGTTCCTGCAGGGTGTGAAGGTGGCCCGGGAAGACCGGCTCTGACGGGGAGGCGGCGGACGAGGGTGGGGACCGGCGGCTGTGGGGACAGCCGGGCCACCAGCTCCGCGACCTCGCGTTTGCTCTTGTAGGCGGCCGCCTCGAGCAGCTGCAAGTGATTCTCCGGGGTCAGGTGGGGGGCGAGGAGGCGCAGGGTGGCCAGCGTCAGGGCGCCGTCGACCAACCGCTCCAGGACGACGGGGAAGCGCCTGGCCAGCCGGGCCGCCTGGATGCGGTTGTAGGCGCTGTGTTCCGAGAGCCGCAGCCCCTGGGTGCAGTAGACGAAGAGCGAGGCGTAGCCCTGCGTCAGGTGGAGGCTTCGTGCCTCTAGCTCGCCCAGGTGGACGATGAGGGCGACGGTGGCCTCTCGTTCGCGGGCGGCAAGGTGCTGCACGCGGACGAGGAGGTCGGTGTCAGAGAGCCGCGCGGCGGCGGCGAGCAGGGATGTGGTCATGGCATCCTTACGATCGTCCGCCTCGCGGAGTTTTCCGGGGGGACGGAACTCGTCCCGGGACGAGTTGGACCGTCGGGCCCGTCCGCGGCGGCAGCGCCTGACCCCCGCCGCCCACCCGAGGCTGGCCCGGCGCCGCTATGCCCGACGGGTGGCCAGGCTAGCCGCCGCCACCAGGCCGGCCCGCCTACACCCGGCGCCCCGGGCCGGGTCGTCTATCGGGTCGTCTATAATGAGACGTCATGGGACTGTTGCAGCGGCTGCTGGGCGACGCCAGCGAGCGCGAGGTGCGCCGGCTGCAGCCGGTGGTGGAGGCCGTCAACCGGCTGGAGGCCCAGTACGAGCGCCTCTCCGACGAGGCGCTGCGGGCGAAGACCGACGAGTTCCGCGCCCGGCTGGCCGCGGCGCTGGCCGACGTGCCCGAGGACCGCCGCCGCGCCGCCGCCCAGGCTGCGCTGGACGAGCTCCTCCCCGAGGCCTTCGCCGCCGTGCGGGAGGCCAGCAAGCGCACCATCGGGCTGCGCCACTTCGACGTCCAGCTCATCGGCGGGGCGGTGCTGCACAGCGGCAAGATCGCCGAGATGAAGACCGGCGAGGGGAAGACCCTCGTGGCCACCCTGCCGGTCTACCTCAACGCGTTGCTCGGCCGCGGCGTGCACGTCGTCACCGTGAACGACTACCTCTCCCGCCGCGACGCCGGCTGGATGGGGCCCATCTACCACGCCCTGGGGCTCTCCGTGGCGGCCATCGGCCACGAGTTCAGCGGCCTCTACGACCCGGCCTACCAGGACCCCCACCCGCACCACGACGACCGCCTCAACCACTTCCGCCCCATCAGCCGGCGGGAGGCCTACCACGCCGACATCACCTACGGGACGAACAACGAGTTCGGCTTCGACTACCTGCGCGACAACATGGTGTTGCGCCTGGAGGACATGGTGCAGCGGGACCTCTACTACGCCATCGTTGACGAGGTGGACTTCATCCTCATCGACGAGGCGCGCACGCCGCTGATCATCTCGGGGATGGTGGAGGCCCCGTCGGACCGCTACCGGCAGTTCGCCCAGATCGTGCGCCGGCTGGAGCCGGGCGTCGATTACACCGTCGAGGAGAAGCTCAAGAACGCCACCCTCACCGACGAGGGGGTGGCCAAGGTCGAGCGCCTGCTCGGCATCGACAACCTGGCCGACCCGGAGCACTTCGACCTGATGCACCACATCCACAACGCGCTCAGGGCGCACGCCTGCTACCACAAGGACGTGGAGTACGTGGTCAAGGACGGCCAGGTGATCATCGTCGACGAGTTCACCGGCCGGCTGATGTTCGGCCGGCGCTACGCCGACGGGCTGCACCAGGCCATCGAGGCCAAGGAAGGGGTGAAGATCGAGCGGGAGAGCCAGACGCTGGCCACCATCACCTTCCAGAACTACTTCCGCATGTACGAGAAGCTCGCCGGCATGACCGGCACGGCCAAGACGGAGGAGGAGGAGCTCCAGAAGATCTACAACCTGCCGGTGGTGGTCATCCCCACCCACCGCCCGATGATCCGGCAGGACCTCCCCGACCTGGTCTTCAAGACCGAGCGGGCCAAGTGGAAAGCGGTGGTCGAGGAGATCGAGCACTGGCACCGCCAGGGGCGGCCGGTGCTGGTGGGGACGCGCTCCATCGAAAAGAACGAGCACCTCTCCGAGCTGCTGCGCCGGCGCGGCATCCCCCACCAGGTCCTCAACGCCAAGCACCACGAGCGCGAGGCGGAGATCATCGCCCAGGCCGGGCGGCTGGGGGCGGTGACCATCGCCACGAACATGGCCGGCCGCGGCGTGGACATCATCCTGGGGGGCAACCCCCCCGACCCCGCCGAGGCGGAGCGGGTGCGGCAGCTCGGGGGCCTGCACGTCATCGGCACGGAGCGGCACGAGGCCCGGCGGATCGACAACCAGCTGCGCGGCCGCGCCGGACGCCAGGGGGACCCGGGGAGCAGCCGCTTCTACATCGCCCTGGACGACGAGCTGATGCGCATCTTCGGCGGCGAGCGCGTGGCCGCCTGGATGGACCGGCTGCGCATCGACGAGGACACGCCCATCGAGCACGCCCTCGTCACCCGCCAGATCGAGGCCGCCCAGAAGAAGGTCGAGCAGTACCACTTCGACGTCCGCAAGCACGTGCTCGAGTACGACGACGTGATGAACGTGCAGCGGAAGGTCATCTACGCCGAGCGCCGCAAGGTGCTGCAGGGCCAGCAGCTGCGCGAGAACGTCGTCGACATGATCGAGCGCCTGATGACCGACCTGGTGGCCGCCTACTGCCCCAAGGGCGTCCCCCGGGACGAGTGGGACCTGGAGGGGCTGCGGGAGGCCGCGGCGGCGCTGGCCCCGCCGCTGGCCGCGCTTCCCCTCGACGAGCTGCGGGGAACGGCCGAGGAGGTGGAGGAGCGCCTGGTGGCGCGCGCCCTGGAGGCCTACGAGGCCAAGGAGCGCGAGGTGGGCCCCGAGGCGATGCGCGAGATCGAGCGCCTGGTGCTCCTGCAGGTCATCGACCGCAAGTGGATCGACCACCTCCAGCGGATGGACCACCTGCGCGAGGGGATCGGCCTGCGGGCCTACGCTCAGGTGAGCCCGCTCATCGAGTACCAGCGCGAGGGCTACGACCTCTTCCAGGCGATGCTGCGCGACATCCAGGAGGAAGCCCTGCGCCTCCTCTACCGGGTCCAGGTGGAGCCGGGCACGCCCGCCCCGGCCCCTGTGCGGCGCCGGGTGCCGGCCCTCGTCACCAACCGCCCGCCGGACGGCGGCGGCTCCCCGGCGGCGCGCCCCCGCCCCTCCGGCGGCGGCGGCGGGCCGGGGCGGAAGCTGGGGCGCAACGACCCCTGCTGGTGCGGCTCGGGCAAGAAGTACAAGAAGTGCCACGGCCGCGAGGCCTGAACGCGGGGCGCGCCGGCCCCGGCCCCACCCCCGCCGACCCCGCCGCATCCCCCGCCGGCCGCACCGGCAGGATCGCCCGTCCCCTGTGGCTGCCGTCCGCGCTGGCAGCGCTGAGCGGCCTGCTGCTCTTCGCCGCCTTCCCGCCGCTCGACCGGGGCCTGCTGGCCTGGGTGGCGCTGGTCCCCTTGCTGCTGGCCGTCGAGGGGCGCACGCCGCGGGCGGCCTTCCGGCTGGGTTACCTGGGCGGATGGGTCTGGTTCGGGCTGCTGCTCAGCTGGATCCCCCTCTTCGGCGTCGCCACGTGGGTGGTACTGGTGGCGGTGATGGCGCTCTACCCGGCGCTCTTCGCCTGGGCCGTCCGGCACCTGGCCTGGCGGCGGCCGCAGGCGGCGCTGTGGCTCGCCCCGCTGCTGTGGACGGCGGTGGAGGTGGTGCGGGCGGAAGGGCCGCTCGCCTTCCCCTGGGGCTTCCTCGGCGTGAGCCAGCACCGCGTCCTGCCGGCCCTCCAGCTGGCGGCGCTCGGCGGGGTGCACCTGGTCTCGCTGGCCGTCGTCCTCGGCAACGTCCTGGTCGTCACCCTGGTGCGCAGGCCCGTGCCATGGCGACCCCTGGCCGCCGCCGGTACCCTGCTGGCCGCCGGGCTGCTCTTCGGGACGTGGCGGGCGGGGTGGGCCCTGCCCGCCGGTCCGGTGGCGGCCGCCCTGCAGCCCAATGTCCCCCCGCTCTTGAAGGGCGACGCGGCGACGCGCCGGGGGCAGCTCGACCGCATGCGCGACCTGACGGTGCGCGCCGCGCACGACGGAGCGGCGCTCATCGTCTTCCCCGAGAGCGCCGTCCCCGTGAACCTCTTCGGCCCGGCCGGCGCGCTGGCCGCCGTCGCCGCGTGGGCGCCAGAGCGCGTCGTCGTGGCCACCAGCCTGGAGGTGGGTACCACCGCCCAGAACACGGCGGCGGTGCTCTCCGGGGGACAGGCGTTGGGCCGTTACGCCAAGCGGCGCCTGGTCCCGTTCGGCGAGGCCGGCATCACCCCGGGCCGCTGGACCGACCCGGTCTCCACGCCGCTCGGCCGCCTGGGCGTGGCGGTGTGCTATGAATCGGCCTTCGCCCTCCCGTCCCTGCGCG encodes:
- the ppdK gene encoding pyruvate, phosphate dikinase, with amino-acid sequence MAEVKERPPQTRSRWTMLFEEGDATMRDLLGGKGAGLAEMSRIGLPVPPGFTITTEACLAYFRAGRQFPEGLLDEVREKLAVVEERTGKRFGDPRNPLLLSVRSGAKFSMPGMMDTVLNLGCTPQTVEGLARLTGDPRFAYDAYRRFLQMFGNVVLGLRHELFEHALEELKQARGVALDVELTAEDLRELVRRYRALVEAQLGRPFPEDPLEQLTMAIRAVFESWHNPRAVTYRRHHRIPDDLGTAVNVQAMVFGNLGADSGTGVAFTRNPATGEKRVYGEYLLNAQGEDVVAGLRTPKPIAELERDLPEAYRQLLDVCALLERHYRDVQDIEFTIERGRLYLLQTRAGKRTAQAAVRIAVDMVREGLISREEAVLRVDAHEFEKILHRQVDPHAPRRVLARGLAASPGAAQGAVVFDADVAAERGRRGERVILVRQETNPNDVHGMLVAQGILTGRGGMTSHAAIVARGIGTPAVVGAEALRIDEARGEFRVDGTVVREGDVITIDGNTGEILLGAVPLVDPQLGGEVEEFLRYADEFRRLGVRANADYPEDARKAREFGAEGIGLCRTEYMFTKAERQPIYLRLIMARTSEERQAALDQLLPLQREDFKGLFREMAGRPVIIRLFDPPLHEFLPPLEQLVEEITRIELTGQESAWLRDQRERLGVPAADPERLERLRALRQRVQELREVNPMLGLRGCRLGILYPEINEMQVRAILQAAIELKRDEGTDVIPEIMIPLVGHPNELRVVHQQLAAIAERLVRESGVPVRYLFGTMIELPRAALVADQIAELAEFFSYGTNDLTQTVFGFSRDDAQAKFLAAYIERGIFTEDPFQVLDRQGVGKLMELGTQLGRRTRPTLEVGICGEHGGDPASVEFCHQIGLDYVSCSPFRIPIARLAAAQAALRERVAVARDV
- the raiA gene encoding ribosome-associated translation inhibitor RaiA gives rise to the protein MPRPRQAEPLQVIVQGRHVEVTPDLRRYVERKLGRLRRHFDQITQAQVVLSHGRSSRGQGYRAEVTIWGDGVVLRGEQASADARASVDGVVDKLEKQVARVRSRLIRKRRIDAARTKQRRRAASEAARRGSPAELPPEVVRTKRFALKPMTVEEAMMQMELLGHDFFVFRRMETGEVNVLYRRRAGDYGLIAPE
- a CDS encoding cold shock domain-containing protein, with the translated sequence MPYRGKVKWFNPEKGYGFIARDDGRDVFVHYSAIQMEGFRTLEEGQLVEFEIVEGARGPQASNVVRIME
- a CDS encoding deoxyguanosinetriphosphate triphosphohydrolase translates to MTPREAIEARERGWLRPGAALAAASRGRAVPEPEDDLRTAFQRDRDRILHSKAFRRLKHKTQVFLAPEGDHYRTRLTHTLEVAQIARTVARVLRLNEDLTEAVALGHDLGHPPFGHAGEAALHEAMAPYGGFHHVEQSLRVVRQLERRRRADGTEVRGLNLTWEVLDGIGGHSKGLADLGAAEGMLPATLEGQVVRLADRIAYVHHDMDDAVRAGLMAEAEVPPAVVAVLGRARGAWLDTVVRDLVTHSAEGPIRLSDPVREALDRLKDFLTARVYLGPHAAADVRRARVVVHALFAHFLEHPEALPDRDPAEPLPRAVCDFLAGMTDRFAIRMYEQLHPGRPRPA
- a CDS encoding glycine--tRNA ligase — its product is MPVPLDSLEKIANLAKRRGFVLPSAEIYGPLGGIYDFGPLGALFRQNLRAAWWERFVQQRPDVVPIESALITRREVLQASGHEESFTDPLVECVVCHQRFRADEAIPPARDHAHRLTEPRQFNLMFRTYVGSTEETGDLAYLRPETAQGMFVNFKAVAEVARLKIPFGIAQMGKSFRNEITHGKWLFRLREFEIAEIEYFVQPGTDAAWFDHWLEAWERFFLDLGIAPANLRRYEHPPESLAHYSKRTVDLQYRFPFDWSELAGVANRTDYDLSRHQQFSGRDLTYFDEATRTKYVPYVIEPTMGLERAMLAFLADAYREYPGGRAEHGEGETEVVLHLHPRLAPITAAVLPLVRKDGLPEIARELAGELRRYWFVQYDESGSIGRRYRRFDEIGTPWCITVDGQTRQDETVTVRDRDTMRQERVRMAELVPWIREHLAGAKAPAPAS